The proteins below are encoded in one region of Microbispora sp. NBC_01189:
- the ccsB gene encoding c-type cytochrome biogenesis protein CcsB, with the protein MPAPVSQAVNETLAMVSDQLILVTVLLYLAAMICFALELAFGRVRTAAPTRTRELVGAGGPALPAVDQEMGPGMGTGEGTAGTTRTPPQPAAWAVRAGVAGVALAWIAWAGNLAGILTRGIAVDRWPWANMYEFVVAICFAAVTAFLALLIRQPIRYLGAFVTVTAALGLGFAVLFLHVQAGPVMPALHSYWIAIHVTAAIVASGLFIVAGVCAILYLIRRDGRPSVLPARETLERVAHRAIVISFPIWTFAVIAGALWADRAWGRYWGWDPKEVWAFVTWVVYAAYLHARATAGWRGKAAMIISLVAFGCLLFNLVGVNIFFSGLHSYADVPK; encoded by the coding sequence ATGCCCGCCCCGGTCAGCCAAGCCGTCAACGAAACTCTCGCCATGGTGAGCGACCAGCTCATCCTGGTCACCGTGCTGCTCTATCTCGCCGCGATGATCTGCTTCGCGCTGGAGCTCGCCTTCGGCCGGGTCCGTACGGCGGCGCCCACGCGTACGCGTGAGCTCGTCGGCGCGGGCGGCCCGGCGCTCCCCGCGGTGGACCAGGAGATGGGCCCGGGGATGGGCACAGGGGAGGGCACGGCCGGGACCACCCGCACGCCCCCGCAACCCGCTGCGTGGGCGGTCCGGGCCGGGGTCGCCGGAGTGGCCCTCGCCTGGATCGCGTGGGCCGGCAACCTCGCCGGCATCCTCACCCGGGGCATCGCGGTGGACCGGTGGCCGTGGGCCAACATGTACGAGTTCGTGGTGGCCATCTGCTTCGCGGCCGTCACCGCGTTCCTCGCGCTGCTGATCCGCCAGCCGATCCGCTACCTCGGCGCGTTCGTGACTGTGACCGCGGCGCTCGGGCTGGGCTTCGCCGTGCTGTTCCTGCACGTCCAGGCGGGCCCGGTGATGCCCGCGCTTCACTCCTACTGGATCGCGATCCACGTCACCGCGGCGATCGTGGCCAGCGGGCTGTTCATCGTGGCGGGCGTCTGCGCGATCCTCTACCTGATCCGCCGGGACGGGCGGCCGTCGGTGCTGCCCGCCAGGGAGACCCTGGAGCGGGTCGCGCACCGCGCGATCGTCATCTCCTTCCCGATCTGGACCTTCGCCGTCATCGCCGGCGCGCTGTGGGCCGACCGGGCGTGGGGCCGCTACTGGGGCTGGGACCCGAAGGAGGTGTGGGCGTTCGTCACGTGGGTCGTCTACGCCGCCTATCTCCACGCGCGGGCGACGGCCGGATGGCGCGGCAAGGCCGCGATGATCATTTCGTTGGTCGCCTTCGGCTGCCTGCTGTTCAACCTGGTCGGCGTCAACATCTTCTTCTCGGGACTGCACTCCTACGCCGACGTCCCCAAGTGA
- a CDS encoding PLD nuclease N-terminal domain-containing protein, translated as MPSVIIGLALLAFWLYCLFDVITTPEEDMRNLPKFMWVLIVVFLADLGALTWLLVGRPRVVHSVYGPNGPVGGPGAQAEAQSGGRGGAWSRRGDAPRGPDDDPDFLHSLERRLRGDD; from the coding sequence ATGCCTAGCGTGATTATCGGCCTGGCGCTGCTTGCCTTCTGGCTCTACTGCCTGTTCGACGTGATCACGACCCCCGAGGAGGACATGCGCAACCTCCCCAAGTTCATGTGGGTCCTCATCGTCGTCTTCCTGGCCGACCTCGGCGCCCTGACCTGGCTCCTCGTGGGCCGTCCCCGGGTCGTGCACAGCGTGTACGGCCCGAACGGCCCCGTGGGCGGGCCGGGGGCGCAGGCGGAGGCCCAGTCGGGCGGCCGGGGCGGGGCATGGTCCCGGCGCGGCGACGCACCGCGCGGGCCCGACGACGACCCGGATTTCCTGCACAGCCTGGAGCGCCGCCTGCGCGGCGACGACTGA
- the resB gene encoding cytochrome c biogenesis protein ResB produces the protein MSAPDDLARAVRDEPALLDEPALLDEAAAGGGTEAGGAPREPARPVGLGPVGWLRWAWRTLTSMRTALILLFLFALGSVPGSVYPQRGVDPGRVAQYFKDNPTQAKWLDRLWLFDVFTSPWFAAIYLLLFVSLAGCVFPRALAHLREIRRKPPAAPRNLLRLPHAEEFQGDLTLERAAAVLRRRRFRVVTGDGWVAAEKGHLRETGNLLFHLALLVLLFAVGAGGLYGYRGNVLVVEGDGFSNAVAAYDRFMPGSRVTAESLEPFSFTLKDFQASYVAAGAKQGQPLDYLARLEVRDSPESAPRQVDLKVNEPLDVDGTLTYLIGHGYAPTFRVTDGEGQVAYDGPVPCLAGDQATYTSECVIKVPDAQPSQLGFLARFLPTTVPNGDTWVSVFPGAANPTVQVFPFAGDLGLKSGLPQSVYQLDTTRLKPLGKMSAQPAPLNVGDTKELADGAGKIQFTGVKEWISLQITYDPGREPALLAAAAAVIGLVLSLTIRRRRVWVRVKDGRATVGGLTRTEGGGAAFAEEFAQIVTALRGGPPTGHAAPDEPDEPRTGNAAPGVRPDEE, from the coding sequence ATGAGCGCGCCCGACGACCTCGCCCGCGCCGTACGGGACGAGCCCGCGCTTCTCGACGAGCCCGCGCTTCTCGACGAGGCGGCGGCGGGTGGGGGAACGGAGGCCGGGGGCGCGCCGCGGGAGCCGGCCAGGCCGGTCGGCCTCGGGCCGGTCGGATGGCTGCGCTGGGCCTGGCGCACGCTCACCTCGATGCGCACCGCGCTCATCCTGCTGTTCCTGTTCGCGCTGGGCTCGGTGCCGGGCTCCGTCTATCCCCAGCGCGGCGTGGACCCGGGCAGGGTCGCGCAGTACTTCAAGGACAATCCCACCCAGGCGAAGTGGCTCGACCGCCTCTGGCTGTTCGACGTCTTCACCTCGCCCTGGTTCGCCGCGATCTACCTGCTGCTGTTCGTCTCGCTTGCCGGGTGCGTGTTCCCGCGCGCGCTGGCGCATCTCAGGGAGATCCGGCGCAAACCGCCCGCCGCGCCGCGCAACCTGCTCCGCCTGCCGCACGCCGAGGAGTTCCAGGGCGATCTCACCCTGGAGAGGGCCGCGGCCGTGCTCCGGCGCAGGCGGTTCCGGGTGGTCACCGGCGACGGCTGGGTGGCGGCGGAGAAGGGCCATCTCCGCGAGACCGGAAACCTGCTCTTCCACCTCGCGCTGCTCGTGCTGCTGTTCGCCGTCGGCGCCGGAGGGCTGTACGGCTATCGCGGCAACGTGCTGGTGGTGGAGGGCGACGGCTTCTCCAACGCCGTCGCGGCCTACGACAGGTTCATGCCGGGCAGCCGGGTCACCGCCGAGTCGCTGGAGCCGTTCTCCTTCACGCTGAAGGACTTCCAGGCCAGCTACGTCGCCGCCGGGGCCAAGCAGGGCCAGCCGCTCGACTACCTCGCGCGGCTGGAGGTGCGGGACTCCCCGGAGTCGGCCCCGCGCCAGGTGGACCTCAAGGTCAACGAGCCGCTGGACGTCGACGGCACGCTGACCTACCTCATCGGGCACGGCTACGCCCCCACGTTCCGGGTGACGGACGGCGAGGGCCAGGTGGCCTACGACGGCCCGGTGCCCTGCCTGGCCGGCGACCAGGCGACGTACACGTCCGAGTGCGTCATCAAGGTGCCGGACGCCCAGCCGTCCCAGCTCGGCTTCCTGGCCCGCTTCCTGCCCACGACCGTGCCGAACGGCGACACCTGGGTGTCGGTCTTCCCCGGCGCGGCCAACCCGACCGTGCAGGTCTTCCCGTTCGCGGGCGACCTCGGCCTGAAGTCGGGACTGCCGCAGTCGGTGTACCAGCTCGACACCACGCGCCTGAAGCCGCTCGGCAAGATGTCCGCCCAGCCGGCGCCGCTGAACGTGGGGGACACCAAGGAACTCGCCGACGGCGCGGGAAAGATCCAGTTCACCGGCGTCAAGGAGTGGATCAGCCTTCAGATCACCTACGACCCGGGCCGCGAGCCCGCGTTGCTCGCGGCGGCGGCCGCGGTGATAGGGCTCGTGCTGTCGCTCACGATCCGCCGCCGCCGCGTCTGGGTGCGGGTGAAGGACGGCAGGGCGACGGTGGGAGGATTGACCCGCACCGAAGGCGGCGGCGCGGCCTTCGCCGAGGAGTTCGCGCAGATCGTCACCGCCCTGCGCGGCGGCCCGCCCACCGGCCACGCCGCACCGGACGAGCCGGACGAGCCGCGCACCGGAAACGCCGCACCGGGCGTCCGCCCGGACGAGGAGTGA